From Vitis vinifera cultivar Pinot Noir 40024 chromosome 5, ASM3070453v1, the proteins below share one genomic window:
- the LOC100254503 gene encoding uncharacterized protein LOC100254503 isoform X2, giving the protein MSYGVVGGLAAPPLNVNANSSLSSCVCFWSLSDGGGGSGGGGGGGGDSIHLGNTSASGYKWRLVIAYEGTRYSGWQYQQSPPTIQCIVEKALTRATKLEREDLYLVGASRTDTGVHAWGQVAHFLTPFNYDGLESIHAALNGLLPPDIRVREISPAVPEFHARFSVKSKIYHYKIYNDAVMDPFLRHYVYHSVYKLNTLAMREAAKHFTGKHDFSAFVNASHNDRSPNPVKNIFRFDVNEMGALLQLEVEGSGFLYRQVRNMVALLLQIGREAIPPNIVPWILATRDRKELAKYALSAPPHGLCLMSVKYNEEHLQLPSGCPATSHGRHHTVRKCKLPFY; this is encoded by the exons ATGAGTTACGGCGTGGTGGGAGGCCTCGCTGCTCCTCCTCTGAATGTAAATGCAAATTCATCTCTCTCTTCCTGCGTATGCTTCTGG AGTCTGAGTGATGGGGGTGGTGGAAGTGGGGgtggcggcggcggcggcggcgaTTCCATCCACTTGGGTAATACCAGTGCGAGTGGTTATAAATGGCGTTTGGTTATAGCGTATGAAGGCACCCGTTATTCAG GTTGGCAATATCAGCAGTCACCGCCAACCATACAGTGCATTGTGGAAAAAGCATTAACCAGAGCGACAAAGCTAGAAAGGGAGGACCTGTACTTGGTAGGTGCAAGTAGAACAGATACAGGAGTCCATGCCTGGGGTCAG GTGGCACACTTTCTTACTCCTTTCAACTATGATGGCTTGGAAAGCATCCATGCAGCCCTAAATGGTCTTCTTCCTCCTGATATCCGAGTTAGAGAGATTAGCCCAGCAGTACCTGAATTCCATGCCCGTTTTTCAGTGAAGAGCAAGATTTATCATTATAAGATATATAATGACGCTGTCATGGATCCTTTTCTGCGTCATTATGTGTATCATAGTGTATATAAACTCAATACTCTTGCCATGAGGGAGGCTGCAAAGCATTTCACTGGAAAGCATGATTTCTCTGCTTTTGTCAATGCATCACATAATGATCGGTCACCAAACCCAGTTAAGAATATTTTCCGGTTCGATGTCAATGAAATG GGTGCTCTTTTGCAGCTTGAAGTTGAAGGTTCGGGTTTTTTGTATCGACAAGTGAGGAATATG GTTGCTCTGTTGCTTCAAATAGGAAGGGAAGCAATTCCTCCTAATATTGTTCCCTGGATTTTAGCCACTCGAGATCGAAAGGAGCTTGCTAAATACGCATTGTCTGCACCACCCCATGGACTCTGCCTCATGAGTGTCAAGTATAATGAAGAGCACCTACAGCTTCCTTCAGGTTGTCCAGCCACTAGTCATGGCAGGCATCATACTGTACGCAAATGTAAGCTTCCATTCTATtga
- the LOC100254503 gene encoding uncharacterized protein LOC100254503 isoform X10, with translation MSYGVVGGLAAPPLNSLSDGGGGSGGGGGGGGDSIHLGNTSASGYKWRLVIAYEGTRYSGWQYQQSPPTIQCIVEKALTRATKLEREDLYLVGASRTDTGVHAWGQVAHFLTPFNYDGLESIHAALNGLLPPDIRVREISPAVPEFHARFSVKSKIYHYKIYNDAVMDPFLRHYVYHSVYKLNTLAMREAAKHFTGKHDFSAFVNASHNDRSPNPGALLQLEVEGSGFLYRQVRNMVALLLQIGREAIPPNIVPWILATRDRKELAKYALSAPPHGLCLMSVKYNEEHLQLPSGCPATSHGRHHTVRKCKLPFY, from the exons ATGAGTTACGGCGTGGTGGGAGGCCTCGCTGCTCCTCCTCTGAAT AGTCTGAGTGATGGGGGTGGTGGAAGTGGGGgtggcggcggcggcggcggcgaTTCCATCCACTTGGGTAATACCAGTGCGAGTGGTTATAAATGGCGTTTGGTTATAGCGTATGAAGGCACCCGTTATTCAG GTTGGCAATATCAGCAGTCACCGCCAACCATACAGTGCATTGTGGAAAAAGCATTAACCAGAGCGACAAAGCTAGAAAGGGAGGACCTGTACTTGGTAGGTGCAAGTAGAACAGATACAGGAGTCCATGCCTGGGGTCAG GTGGCACACTTTCTTACTCCTTTCAACTATGATGGCTTGGAAAGCATCCATGCAGCCCTAAATGGTCTTCTTCCTCCTGATATCCGAGTTAGAGAGATTAGCCCAGCAGTACCTGAATTCCATGCCCGTTTTTCAGTGAAGAGCAAGATTTATCATTATAAGATATATAATGACGCTGTCATGGATCCTTTTCTGCGTCATTATGTGTATCATAGTGTATATAAACTCAATACTCTTGCCATGAGGGAGGCTGCAAAGCATTTCACTGGAAAGCATGATTTCTCTGCTTTTGTCAATGCATCACATAATGATCGGTCACCAAACCCA GGTGCTCTTTTGCAGCTTGAAGTTGAAGGTTCGGGTTTTTTGTATCGACAAGTGAGGAATATG GTTGCTCTGTTGCTTCAAATAGGAAGGGAAGCAATTCCTCCTAATATTGTTCCCTGGATTTTAGCCACTCGAGATCGAAAGGAGCTTGCTAAATACGCATTGTCTGCACCACCCCATGGACTCTGCCTCATGAGTGTCAAGTATAATGAAGAGCACCTACAGCTTCCTTCAGGTTGTCCAGCCACTAGTCATGGCAGGCATCATACTGTACGCAAATGTAAGCTTCCATTCTATtga
- the LOC100254503 gene encoding uncharacterized protein LOC100254503 isoform X4, with protein sequence MSYGVVGGLAAPPLNVNANSSLSSCSLSDGGGGSGGGGGGGGDSIHLGNTSASGYKWRLVIAYEGTRYSGWQYQQSPPTIQCIVEKALTRATKLEREDLYLVGASRTDTGVHAWGQVAHFLTPFNYDGLESIHAALNGLLPPDIRVREISPAVPEFHARFSVKSKIYHYKIYNDAVMDPFLRHYVYHSVYKLNTLAMREAAKHFTGKHDFSAFVNASHNDRSPNPVKNIFRFDVNEMGALLQLEVEGSGFLYRQVRNMVALLLQIGREAIPPNIVPWILATRDRKELAKYALSAPPHGLCLMSVKYNEEHLQLPSGCPATSHGRHHTVRKCKLPFY encoded by the exons ATGAGTTACGGCGTGGTGGGAGGCCTCGCTGCTCCTCCTCTGAATGTAAATGCAAATTCATCTCTCTCTTCCTGC AGTCTGAGTGATGGGGGTGGTGGAAGTGGGGgtggcggcggcggcggcggcgaTTCCATCCACTTGGGTAATACCAGTGCGAGTGGTTATAAATGGCGTTTGGTTATAGCGTATGAAGGCACCCGTTATTCAG GTTGGCAATATCAGCAGTCACCGCCAACCATACAGTGCATTGTGGAAAAAGCATTAACCAGAGCGACAAAGCTAGAAAGGGAGGACCTGTACTTGGTAGGTGCAAGTAGAACAGATACAGGAGTCCATGCCTGGGGTCAG GTGGCACACTTTCTTACTCCTTTCAACTATGATGGCTTGGAAAGCATCCATGCAGCCCTAAATGGTCTTCTTCCTCCTGATATCCGAGTTAGAGAGATTAGCCCAGCAGTACCTGAATTCCATGCCCGTTTTTCAGTGAAGAGCAAGATTTATCATTATAAGATATATAATGACGCTGTCATGGATCCTTTTCTGCGTCATTATGTGTATCATAGTGTATATAAACTCAATACTCTTGCCATGAGGGAGGCTGCAAAGCATTTCACTGGAAAGCATGATTTCTCTGCTTTTGTCAATGCATCACATAATGATCGGTCACCAAACCCAGTTAAGAATATTTTCCGGTTCGATGTCAATGAAATG GGTGCTCTTTTGCAGCTTGAAGTTGAAGGTTCGGGTTTTTTGTATCGACAAGTGAGGAATATG GTTGCTCTGTTGCTTCAAATAGGAAGGGAAGCAATTCCTCCTAATATTGTTCCCTGGATTTTAGCCACTCGAGATCGAAAGGAGCTTGCTAAATACGCATTGTCTGCACCACCCCATGGACTCTGCCTCATGAGTGTCAAGTATAATGAAGAGCACCTACAGCTTCCTTCAGGTTGTCCAGCCACTAGTCATGGCAGGCATCATACTGTACGCAAATGTAAGCTTCCATTCTATtga
- the LOC100254503 gene encoding uncharacterized protein LOC100254503 isoform X7: protein MSYGVVGGLAAPPLNVNANSSLSSCVCFWSLSDGGGGSGGGGGGGGDSIHLGNTSASGYKWRLVIAYEGTRYSGWQYQQSPPTIQCIVEKALTRATKLEREDLYLVGASRTDTGVHAWGQVAHFLTPFNYDGLESIHAALNGLLPPDIRVREISPAVPEFHARFSVKSKIYHYKIYNDAVMDPFLRHYVYHSVYKLNTLAMREAAKHFTGKHDFSAFVNASHNDRSPNPGALLQLEVEGSGFLYRQVRNMVALLLQIGREAIPPNIVPWILATRDRKELAKYALSAPPHGLCLMSVKYNEEHLQLPSGCPATSHGRHHTVRKCKLPFY from the exons ATGAGTTACGGCGTGGTGGGAGGCCTCGCTGCTCCTCCTCTGAATGTAAATGCAAATTCATCTCTCTCTTCCTGCGTATGCTTCTGG AGTCTGAGTGATGGGGGTGGTGGAAGTGGGGgtggcggcggcggcggcggcgaTTCCATCCACTTGGGTAATACCAGTGCGAGTGGTTATAAATGGCGTTTGGTTATAGCGTATGAAGGCACCCGTTATTCAG GTTGGCAATATCAGCAGTCACCGCCAACCATACAGTGCATTGTGGAAAAAGCATTAACCAGAGCGACAAAGCTAGAAAGGGAGGACCTGTACTTGGTAGGTGCAAGTAGAACAGATACAGGAGTCCATGCCTGGGGTCAG GTGGCACACTTTCTTACTCCTTTCAACTATGATGGCTTGGAAAGCATCCATGCAGCCCTAAATGGTCTTCTTCCTCCTGATATCCGAGTTAGAGAGATTAGCCCAGCAGTACCTGAATTCCATGCCCGTTTTTCAGTGAAGAGCAAGATTTATCATTATAAGATATATAATGACGCTGTCATGGATCCTTTTCTGCGTCATTATGTGTATCATAGTGTATATAAACTCAATACTCTTGCCATGAGGGAGGCTGCAAAGCATTTCACTGGAAAGCATGATTTCTCTGCTTTTGTCAATGCATCACATAATGATCGGTCACCAAACCCA GGTGCTCTTTTGCAGCTTGAAGTTGAAGGTTCGGGTTTTTTGTATCGACAAGTGAGGAATATG GTTGCTCTGTTGCTTCAAATAGGAAGGGAAGCAATTCCTCCTAATATTGTTCCCTGGATTTTAGCCACTCGAGATCGAAAGGAGCTTGCTAAATACGCATTGTCTGCACCACCCCATGGACTCTGCCTCATGAGTGTCAAGTATAATGAAGAGCACCTACAGCTTCCTTCAGGTTGTCCAGCCACTAGTCATGGCAGGCATCATACTGTACGCAAATGTAAGCTTCCATTCTATtga
- the LOC100254503 gene encoding uncharacterized protein LOC100254503 isoform X1, with product MSYGVVGGLAAPPLNVNANSSLSSCVCFWSLSDGGGGSGGGGGGGGDSIHLGNTSASGYKWRLVIAYEGTRYSGWQYQQSPPTIQCIVEKALTRATKLEREDLYLVGASRTDTGVHAWGQLSFQVAHFLTPFNYDGLESIHAALNGLLPPDIRVREISPAVPEFHARFSVKSKIYHYKIYNDAVMDPFLRHYVYHSVYKLNTLAMREAAKHFTGKHDFSAFVNASHNDRSPNPVKNIFRFDVNEMGALLQLEVEGSGFLYRQVRNMVALLLQIGREAIPPNIVPWILATRDRKELAKYALSAPPHGLCLMSVKYNEEHLQLPSGCPATSHGRHHTVRKCKLPFY from the exons ATGAGTTACGGCGTGGTGGGAGGCCTCGCTGCTCCTCCTCTGAATGTAAATGCAAATTCATCTCTCTCTTCCTGCGTATGCTTCTGG AGTCTGAGTGATGGGGGTGGTGGAAGTGGGGgtggcggcggcggcggcggcgaTTCCATCCACTTGGGTAATACCAGTGCGAGTGGTTATAAATGGCGTTTGGTTATAGCGTATGAAGGCACCCGTTATTCAG GTTGGCAATATCAGCAGTCACCGCCAACCATACAGTGCATTGTGGAAAAAGCATTAACCAGAGCGACAAAGCTAGAAAGGGAGGACCTGTACTTGGTAGGTGCAAGTAGAACAGATACAGGAGTCCATGCCTGGGGTCAG TTAAGCTTTCAGGTGGCACACTTTCTTACTCCTTTCAACTATGATGGCTTGGAAAGCATCCATGCAGCCCTAAATGGTCTTCTTCCTCCTGATATCCGAGTTAGAGAGATTAGCCCAGCAGTACCTGAATTCCATGCCCGTTTTTCAGTGAAGAGCAAGATTTATCATTATAAGATATATAATGACGCTGTCATGGATCCTTTTCTGCGTCATTATGTGTATCATAGTGTATATAAACTCAATACTCTTGCCATGAGGGAGGCTGCAAAGCATTTCACTGGAAAGCATGATTTCTCTGCTTTTGTCAATGCATCACATAATGATCGGTCACCAAACCCAGTTAAGAATATTTTCCGGTTCGATGTCAATGAAATG GGTGCTCTTTTGCAGCTTGAAGTTGAAGGTTCGGGTTTTTTGTATCGACAAGTGAGGAATATG GTTGCTCTGTTGCTTCAAATAGGAAGGGAAGCAATTCCTCCTAATATTGTTCCCTGGATTTTAGCCACTCGAGATCGAAAGGAGCTTGCTAAATACGCATTGTCTGCACCACCCCATGGACTCTGCCTCATGAGTGTCAAGTATAATGAAGAGCACCTACAGCTTCCTTCAGGTTGTCCAGCCACTAGTCATGGCAGGCATCATACTGTACGCAAATGTAAGCTTCCATTCTATtga
- the LOC100254503 gene encoding uncharacterized protein LOC100254503 isoform X6, which translates to MSYGVVGGLAAPPLNSLSDGGGGSGGGGGGGGDSIHLGNTSASGYKWRLVIAYEGTRYSGWQYQQSPPTIQCIVEKALTRATKLEREDLYLVGASRTDTGVHAWGQLSFQVAHFLTPFNYDGLESIHAALNGLLPPDIRVREISPAVPEFHARFSVKSKIYHYKIYNDAVMDPFLRHYVYHSVYKLNTLAMREAAKHFTGKHDFSAFVNASHNDRSPNPVKNIFRFDVNEMGALLQLEVEGSGFLYRQVRNMVALLLQIGREAIPPNIVPWILATRDRKELAKYALSAPPHGLCLMSVKYNEEHLQLPSGCPATSHGRHHTVRKCKLPFY; encoded by the exons ATGAGTTACGGCGTGGTGGGAGGCCTCGCTGCTCCTCCTCTGAAT AGTCTGAGTGATGGGGGTGGTGGAAGTGGGGgtggcggcggcggcggcggcgaTTCCATCCACTTGGGTAATACCAGTGCGAGTGGTTATAAATGGCGTTTGGTTATAGCGTATGAAGGCACCCGTTATTCAG GTTGGCAATATCAGCAGTCACCGCCAACCATACAGTGCATTGTGGAAAAAGCATTAACCAGAGCGACAAAGCTAGAAAGGGAGGACCTGTACTTGGTAGGTGCAAGTAGAACAGATACAGGAGTCCATGCCTGGGGTCAG TTAAGCTTTCAGGTGGCACACTTTCTTACTCCTTTCAACTATGATGGCTTGGAAAGCATCCATGCAGCCCTAAATGGTCTTCTTCCTCCTGATATCCGAGTTAGAGAGATTAGCCCAGCAGTACCTGAATTCCATGCCCGTTTTTCAGTGAAGAGCAAGATTTATCATTATAAGATATATAATGACGCTGTCATGGATCCTTTTCTGCGTCATTATGTGTATCATAGTGTATATAAACTCAATACTCTTGCCATGAGGGAGGCTGCAAAGCATTTCACTGGAAAGCATGATTTCTCTGCTTTTGTCAATGCATCACATAATGATCGGTCACCAAACCCAGTTAAGAATATTTTCCGGTTCGATGTCAATGAAATG GGTGCTCTTTTGCAGCTTGAAGTTGAAGGTTCGGGTTTTTTGTATCGACAAGTGAGGAATATG GTTGCTCTGTTGCTTCAAATAGGAAGGGAAGCAATTCCTCCTAATATTGTTCCCTGGATTTTAGCCACTCGAGATCGAAAGGAGCTTGCTAAATACGCATTGTCTGCACCACCCCATGGACTCTGCCTCATGAGTGTCAAGTATAATGAAGAGCACCTACAGCTTCCTTCAGGTTGTCCAGCCACTAGTCATGGCAGGCATCATACTGTACGCAAATGTAAGCTTCCATTCTATtga
- the LOC100254503 gene encoding uncharacterized protein LOC100254503 isoform X8, with protein sequence MSYGVVGGLAAPPLNSLSDGGGGSGGGGGGGGDSIHLGNTSASGYKWRLVIAYEGTRYSGWQYQQSPPTIQCIVEKALTRATKLEREDLYLVGASRTDTGVHAWGQVAHFLTPFNYDGLESIHAALNGLLPPDIRVREISPAVPEFHARFSVKSKIYHYKIYNDAVMDPFLRHYVYHSVYKLNTLAMREAAKHFTGKHDFSAFVNASHNDRSPNPVKNIFRFDVNEMGALLQLEVEGSGFLYRQVRNMVALLLQIGREAIPPNIVPWILATRDRKELAKYALSAPPHGLCLMSVKYNEEHLQLPSGCPATSHGRHHTVRKCKLPFY encoded by the exons ATGAGTTACGGCGTGGTGGGAGGCCTCGCTGCTCCTCCTCTGAAT AGTCTGAGTGATGGGGGTGGTGGAAGTGGGGgtggcggcggcggcggcggcgaTTCCATCCACTTGGGTAATACCAGTGCGAGTGGTTATAAATGGCGTTTGGTTATAGCGTATGAAGGCACCCGTTATTCAG GTTGGCAATATCAGCAGTCACCGCCAACCATACAGTGCATTGTGGAAAAAGCATTAACCAGAGCGACAAAGCTAGAAAGGGAGGACCTGTACTTGGTAGGTGCAAGTAGAACAGATACAGGAGTCCATGCCTGGGGTCAG GTGGCACACTTTCTTACTCCTTTCAACTATGATGGCTTGGAAAGCATCCATGCAGCCCTAAATGGTCTTCTTCCTCCTGATATCCGAGTTAGAGAGATTAGCCCAGCAGTACCTGAATTCCATGCCCGTTTTTCAGTGAAGAGCAAGATTTATCATTATAAGATATATAATGACGCTGTCATGGATCCTTTTCTGCGTCATTATGTGTATCATAGTGTATATAAACTCAATACTCTTGCCATGAGGGAGGCTGCAAAGCATTTCACTGGAAAGCATGATTTCTCTGCTTTTGTCAATGCATCACATAATGATCGGTCACCAAACCCAGTTAAGAATATTTTCCGGTTCGATGTCAATGAAATG GGTGCTCTTTTGCAGCTTGAAGTTGAAGGTTCGGGTTTTTTGTATCGACAAGTGAGGAATATG GTTGCTCTGTTGCTTCAAATAGGAAGGGAAGCAATTCCTCCTAATATTGTTCCCTGGATTTTAGCCACTCGAGATCGAAAGGAGCTTGCTAAATACGCATTGTCTGCACCACCCCATGGACTCTGCCTCATGAGTGTCAAGTATAATGAAGAGCACCTACAGCTTCCTTCAGGTTGTCCAGCCACTAGTCATGGCAGGCATCATACTGTACGCAAATGTAAGCTTCCATTCTATtga
- the LOC100254503 gene encoding uncharacterized protein LOC100254503 isoform X5, whose amino-acid sequence MSYGVVGGLAAPPLNVNANSSLSSCVCFWSLSDGGGGSGGGGGGGGDSIHLGNTSASGYKWRLVIAYEGTRYSGWQYQQSPPTIQCIVEKALTRATKLEREDLYLVGASRTDTGVHAWGQLSFQVAHFLTPFNYDGLESIHAALNGLLPPDIRVREISPAVPEFHARFSVKSKIYHYKIYNDAVMDPFLRHYVYHSVYKLNTLAMREAAKHFTGKHDFSAFVNASHNDRSPNPGALLQLEVEGSGFLYRQVRNMVALLLQIGREAIPPNIVPWILATRDRKELAKYALSAPPHGLCLMSVKYNEEHLQLPSGCPATSHGRHHTVRKCKLPFY is encoded by the exons ATGAGTTACGGCGTGGTGGGAGGCCTCGCTGCTCCTCCTCTGAATGTAAATGCAAATTCATCTCTCTCTTCCTGCGTATGCTTCTGG AGTCTGAGTGATGGGGGTGGTGGAAGTGGGGgtggcggcggcggcggcggcgaTTCCATCCACTTGGGTAATACCAGTGCGAGTGGTTATAAATGGCGTTTGGTTATAGCGTATGAAGGCACCCGTTATTCAG GTTGGCAATATCAGCAGTCACCGCCAACCATACAGTGCATTGTGGAAAAAGCATTAACCAGAGCGACAAAGCTAGAAAGGGAGGACCTGTACTTGGTAGGTGCAAGTAGAACAGATACAGGAGTCCATGCCTGGGGTCAG TTAAGCTTTCAGGTGGCACACTTTCTTACTCCTTTCAACTATGATGGCTTGGAAAGCATCCATGCAGCCCTAAATGGTCTTCTTCCTCCTGATATCCGAGTTAGAGAGATTAGCCCAGCAGTACCTGAATTCCATGCCCGTTTTTCAGTGAAGAGCAAGATTTATCATTATAAGATATATAATGACGCTGTCATGGATCCTTTTCTGCGTCATTATGTGTATCATAGTGTATATAAACTCAATACTCTTGCCATGAGGGAGGCTGCAAAGCATTTCACTGGAAAGCATGATTTCTCTGCTTTTGTCAATGCATCACATAATGATCGGTCACCAAACCCA GGTGCTCTTTTGCAGCTTGAAGTTGAAGGTTCGGGTTTTTTGTATCGACAAGTGAGGAATATG GTTGCTCTGTTGCTTCAAATAGGAAGGGAAGCAATTCCTCCTAATATTGTTCCCTGGATTTTAGCCACTCGAGATCGAAAGGAGCTTGCTAAATACGCATTGTCTGCACCACCCCATGGACTCTGCCTCATGAGTGTCAAGTATAATGAAGAGCACCTACAGCTTCCTTCAGGTTGTCCAGCCACTAGTCATGGCAGGCATCATACTGTACGCAAATGTAAGCTTCCATTCTATtga
- the LOC100254503 gene encoding uncharacterized protein LOC100254503 isoform X9, whose translation MSYGVVGGLAAPPLNSLSDGGGGSGGGGGGGGDSIHLGNTSASGYKWRLVIAYEGTRYSGWQYQQSPPTIQCIVEKALTRATKLEREDLYLVGASRTDTGVHAWGQLSFQVAHFLTPFNYDGLESIHAALNGLLPPDIRVREISPAVPEFHARFSVKSKIYHYKIYNDAVMDPFLRHYVYHSVYKLNTLAMREAAKHFTGKHDFSAFVNASHNDRSPNPGALLQLEVEGSGFLYRQVRNMVALLLQIGREAIPPNIVPWILATRDRKELAKYALSAPPHGLCLMSVKYNEEHLQLPSGCPATSHGRHHTVRKCKLPFY comes from the exons ATGAGTTACGGCGTGGTGGGAGGCCTCGCTGCTCCTCCTCTGAAT AGTCTGAGTGATGGGGGTGGTGGAAGTGGGGgtggcggcggcggcggcggcgaTTCCATCCACTTGGGTAATACCAGTGCGAGTGGTTATAAATGGCGTTTGGTTATAGCGTATGAAGGCACCCGTTATTCAG GTTGGCAATATCAGCAGTCACCGCCAACCATACAGTGCATTGTGGAAAAAGCATTAACCAGAGCGACAAAGCTAGAAAGGGAGGACCTGTACTTGGTAGGTGCAAGTAGAACAGATACAGGAGTCCATGCCTGGGGTCAG TTAAGCTTTCAGGTGGCACACTTTCTTACTCCTTTCAACTATGATGGCTTGGAAAGCATCCATGCAGCCCTAAATGGTCTTCTTCCTCCTGATATCCGAGTTAGAGAGATTAGCCCAGCAGTACCTGAATTCCATGCCCGTTTTTCAGTGAAGAGCAAGATTTATCATTATAAGATATATAATGACGCTGTCATGGATCCTTTTCTGCGTCATTATGTGTATCATAGTGTATATAAACTCAATACTCTTGCCATGAGGGAGGCTGCAAAGCATTTCACTGGAAAGCATGATTTCTCTGCTTTTGTCAATGCATCACATAATGATCGGTCACCAAACCCA GGTGCTCTTTTGCAGCTTGAAGTTGAAGGTTCGGGTTTTTTGTATCGACAAGTGAGGAATATG GTTGCTCTGTTGCTTCAAATAGGAAGGGAAGCAATTCCTCCTAATATTGTTCCCTGGATTTTAGCCACTCGAGATCGAAAGGAGCTTGCTAAATACGCATTGTCTGCACCACCCCATGGACTCTGCCTCATGAGTGTCAAGTATAATGAAGAGCACCTACAGCTTCCTTCAGGTTGTCCAGCCACTAGTCATGGCAGGCATCATACTGTACGCAAATGTAAGCTTCCATTCTATtga
- the LOC100254503 gene encoding uncharacterized protein LOC100254503 isoform X3 → MSYGVVGGLAAPPLNVNANSSLSSCSLSDGGGGSGGGGGGGGDSIHLGNTSASGYKWRLVIAYEGTRYSGWQYQQSPPTIQCIVEKALTRATKLEREDLYLVGASRTDTGVHAWGQLSFQVAHFLTPFNYDGLESIHAALNGLLPPDIRVREISPAVPEFHARFSVKSKIYHYKIYNDAVMDPFLRHYVYHSVYKLNTLAMREAAKHFTGKHDFSAFVNASHNDRSPNPVKNIFRFDVNEMGALLQLEVEGSGFLYRQVRNMVALLLQIGREAIPPNIVPWILATRDRKELAKYALSAPPHGLCLMSVKYNEEHLQLPSGCPATSHGRHHTVRKCKLPFY, encoded by the exons ATGAGTTACGGCGTGGTGGGAGGCCTCGCTGCTCCTCCTCTGAATGTAAATGCAAATTCATCTCTCTCTTCCTGC AGTCTGAGTGATGGGGGTGGTGGAAGTGGGGgtggcggcggcggcggcggcgaTTCCATCCACTTGGGTAATACCAGTGCGAGTGGTTATAAATGGCGTTTGGTTATAGCGTATGAAGGCACCCGTTATTCAG GTTGGCAATATCAGCAGTCACCGCCAACCATACAGTGCATTGTGGAAAAAGCATTAACCAGAGCGACAAAGCTAGAAAGGGAGGACCTGTACTTGGTAGGTGCAAGTAGAACAGATACAGGAGTCCATGCCTGGGGTCAG TTAAGCTTTCAGGTGGCACACTTTCTTACTCCTTTCAACTATGATGGCTTGGAAAGCATCCATGCAGCCCTAAATGGTCTTCTTCCTCCTGATATCCGAGTTAGAGAGATTAGCCCAGCAGTACCTGAATTCCATGCCCGTTTTTCAGTGAAGAGCAAGATTTATCATTATAAGATATATAATGACGCTGTCATGGATCCTTTTCTGCGTCATTATGTGTATCATAGTGTATATAAACTCAATACTCTTGCCATGAGGGAGGCTGCAAAGCATTTCACTGGAAAGCATGATTTCTCTGCTTTTGTCAATGCATCACATAATGATCGGTCACCAAACCCAGTTAAGAATATTTTCCGGTTCGATGTCAATGAAATG GGTGCTCTTTTGCAGCTTGAAGTTGAAGGTTCGGGTTTTTTGTATCGACAAGTGAGGAATATG GTTGCTCTGTTGCTTCAAATAGGAAGGGAAGCAATTCCTCCTAATATTGTTCCCTGGATTTTAGCCACTCGAGATCGAAAGGAGCTTGCTAAATACGCATTGTCTGCACCACCCCATGGACTCTGCCTCATGAGTGTCAAGTATAATGAAGAGCACCTACAGCTTCCTTCAGGTTGTCCAGCCACTAGTCATGGCAGGCATCATACTGTACGCAAATGTAAGCTTCCATTCTATtga